The Glycine soja cultivar W05 chromosome 3, ASM419377v2, whole genome shotgun sequence genome window below encodes:
- the LOC114405207 gene encoding uncharacterized protein LOC114405207 codes for MRQGYAWFKRKHLRRSIKWQTKTVEVIIREEIKAIIKVEISLKIKVKVGDFIWGTTLTRIKGPHPIDLLIKITESAIKNLEVQVGQLEENSNGNFVANTEKNPKEEYKQFIFPVDFVIMGIEEDLDVPLILGRPFMLIAKCVVDIGNGNLEMSVEDQKVTFNLFEAMKHPSDNKTCFRV; via the exons ATGAGGCAGGGTTATGCATGGTTTAAAAGGAAGCATCTAAGGAGGTCAATTAAATGGCAAACCAAAACTGTCGAGGTTATAATCAGGGAGGAAATCAAGGCTATCATCAAGGTGGAAATTTCTCTTAAAATCAAGGTCAAGGTTGGAGATTTCATTTGGGGAACAACTTTAACAAGGATCAAGGGGCCCCATCCAATCGACCTCCTAATCAAG ATCACAGAGTCAGCAATCAAAAACCTTGAAGTGCAAGTAGGCCAACTTGAGGAGAATTCCAATGGGAATTTTGTGGCTAACACCGAGAAGAACCCCAAGGAGGAATATAAG CAGTTCATATTCCCAGTAGATTTTGTTATCATGGGCATTGAAGAAGATTTGGATGTGCCTTTGATTTTGGGAAGACCATTTATGCTCATTGCTAAATGTGTTGTTGACATAGGAAATGGTAATCTTGAAATGAGTGTGGAGGACCAAAAGGTGactttcaatctctttgagGCAATGAAGCATCCTAGTGATAACAAAACTTGCTTTAGAGTGTAG
- the LOC114406570 gene encoding probable aquaporin SIP2-1 codes for MGRARLLVSDFVLSFMWVWSGVLLRILVFKHLGFAHGPLGEVIKTTFSVANMFFFAFLVKVTRGAAYNPLTVLADAITGDFNTFLYCVGARIPAQVVGSIVGVKLLIDTIPEVGVGPRLNVDIHQGSLTEGLLTFAIVTISLGLATKIRENFFMKTWISSLSKLTLHILGSDLTGGCMNPASVMGWAYARGDHITKEHFLVYWLAPIEATIFAVWTSKFLVQPGKEHKKA; via the exons ATGGGACGAGCCAGGCTTCTGGTTTCAGACTTCGTTCTGTCTTTCATGTGGGTATGGTCCGGTGTTCTTCTTCGGATCCTCGTCTTCAAACACCTCGGCTTCGCTCATGGACCCCTCGGTGAGGTTATCAAAACCACCTTCTCCGTCGCCAACATGTTCTTCTTCGCCTTCCTCGTCAAGGTTACACGTGGCGCCGCCTACAACCCCCTCACCGTTCTGGCCGATGCTATCACCGGGGATTTTAACACCTTCCTCTACTGCGTTGGCGCCAGAATCCCCGCTCAG GTGGTTGGATCGATTGTTGGAGTTAAACTTCTTATTGATACCATTCCTGAAGTAGGAGTGGGACCACGCCTGAACGTTGACATTCATCAGGGTTCGCTGACAGAAGGATTACTAACATTTGCAATTGTAACCATTTCACTTGGACTCGCCACGAAAATTCGTGAAAATTTCTTCATGAAGACTTGGATCTCCAGCCTCTCCAAGTTAACACTTCACATACTTGGCTCTGATCTGACTGGTGGTTGCATGAACCCTGCATCT GTAATGGGATGGGCTTATGCTCGAGGGGATCACATAACAAAGGAGCACTTTCTTGTGTATTGGCTTGCTCCCATAGAAGCAACTATTTTTGCAGTGTGGACATCCAAATTTCTAGTGCAGCCTggaaaagaacataaaaaagcCTGA